One genomic segment of Mastomys coucha isolate ucsf_1 unplaced genomic scaffold, UCSF_Mcou_1 pScaffold22, whole genome shotgun sequence includes these proteins:
- the Znf644 gene encoding zinc finger protein 644 isoform X2, with product MRLFLHQDVNKPKFRLNVLNDLANNMDDLKINTDVTGAKEELQDDNNFISEKDSGVHKPKDCQTSFQKNSSLTLSEELSEDQSEKTLSGGQSALCIPARTPMENYTLPTGAVVNGPVSRSSTKTSNMNEGSVSLTTGQPADQLTTESCTTLKAAADHQLSTPQKASQHQVLFLLSDVAHTKNKNPTHSIKKVPTSALVGCDVQNSVGSSMKSESTLLSQAEVGQGDDSAVVRDDCVSTIAVLSSGTDEFRSENDTNWDPQKEFIQFLMTNEETVGKPPAHSKVVGLEKKRKRKMDVSKITRYTEDCFSDSGRAPGKSKILQVDFLGQNEEIQAIDSENYTLSKVKPESADGHLESVDTFQHLVYNSDKCGEDNSPVHTRTLISNTLKKKCEESDPESPVALSTEEPSFYPCTKCNVNFREKKHLHRHMMYHLDGNSHFRHLNVPRPYACRECGRTFRDRNSLLKHMIIHQERRQKLMEEIRELKELQDEGRSARLQCPQCVFGTNCPKTFVQHAKTHEKDKRYYCCEECNFMAVTENELECHRGIAHGAAVKCPVVTSEVTQRKTQKKTSVKDSIVGSSKKPATYLCKMCPFTTSARSILKKHMEYLHSSSCVDSFGNPLGLDKRKSDSLEESVDVDSTKSLAKQQSSTFPKNSALKQDAKRTLGSSSQSSNFSKFHKRPHRIQKARKSIAQSGINACSQNKSPHKNVMVKSRTDQKPKYFHQAPREKPTAKADSSYLYRHKYDNYRTIRKSGDSYPPPFKKEANSLNSLHLFSSNNSHNNFISDPHNPDTKRPENEKDHKRVAVKRVGKASKKESSGGEDLDSYPDFLHKMTVVVLQKLHSDKKDSYETEDDSSWDNVELGDYTTQAMEEETYSDLSQEHVNILPLFKSKMEGQGPGDSAALSYDQNDGFYFEYYEDGGTNSFLQDIHDPQHLENADTPLSKHSSVFHWTDLSLEKKSCPYCPATFETGVGLSNHVRGHLHRAGLSYEARHVVSPEQIATSDKMQHFKRTGTGTPVKRVRKAIEKSETTSEHTCQLCGGWFDTKIGLSNHVRGHLKRLGKTKWDAHKSPICVLNEMMQNEEKYEKILKALNSRRIIPRPFVAQKLSSGDDFLSHNVLPLDEYHNGLKTEALSVSASEEEGLNFLSECDETKPELPSGKKNQSLTLIELLKSRRLGEERNCAISPHKIHNQTARKRFVQKCVLPLNEDSPLIYQPQKMDLTMHSGMPVKLTCVHCNTTFTSAVSLSNHLRACARRKSAGLLTGTAIDCKQKKSRSRSGSKKKMLTLPHGADEVYILRCRFCGLVFRGPLSVQEDWIKHLQRHIVNANLPRTGAGMVEVTSLLKKPASITETSFSLLMAEAAS from the exons acTAAATGTGTTAAATGATCTTGCCAACAATATGGATGATTTGAAGATAAACACCGATGTTACTGGTGCTAAAGAAGAACTCCAAGATGACAACAATTTTATCTCTGAAAAAGACAGTGGAGTTCATAAACCAAAAGATTGTCAGACATCATTTCAGAAAAACAGTTCATTGACTCTATCTGAAGAATTGTCAGAGGATCAATCAGAAAAAACCTTAAGTGGAGGCCAGTCTGCTTTGTGTATCCCTGCCCGCACTCCTATGGAAAACTATACCTTGCCTACAGGAGCTGTTGTTAATGGACCAGTCTCACGCTCCTCAACAAAGACTTCCAATATGAATGAAGGTAGTGTTTCATTAACCACTGGACAGCCTGCGGATCAGCTAACAACAGAATCTTGCACCACTTTGAAGGCAGCAGCTGATCATCAGCTGTCTACACCACAAAAAGCAAGTCAACACCAAGTTCTATTTTTGTTATCAGATGTAGCACATACTAAGAATAAGAATCCAACCCATTCCATTAAAAAAGTACCTACCTCTGCTTTAGTTGGTTGTGATGTTCAGAATTCAGTAGGGAGTAGCATGAAGTCAGAGAGCACTTTACTAAGTCAAGCAGAGGTGGGTCAGGGTGACGACAGCGCAGTGGTCAGAGACGACTGTGTCAGCACGATAGCCGTGCTTTCCTCAGGTACAGACGAATTTAGGTCAGAAAATGATACAAACTGGGATCCCCAAAAAGAGTTCATTCAGTTTCTTATGACTAATGAAGAGACAGTGGGTAAACCCCCAGCTCATTCTAAAGTAGTAGgtctagaaaaaaagagaaagagaaaaatggatgtGAGCAAGATCACTCGTTACACAGAGGACTGCTTCAGTGACTCGGGCCGTGCACCTGGGAAATCAAAAATTCTACAAGTTGATTTTCTAGGGCAAAATGAGGAGATCCAAGCAATAGACTCTGAGAACTACACATTATCAAAAGTTAAACCTGAGTCAGCTGACGGACACTTGGAGTCTGTGGACACCTTTCAGCATCTAGTTTATAACTCAGATAAATGTGGAGAAGATAATTCACCTGTTCATACTCGCACTTTAATTTCAAAtaccttaaaaaagaaatgtgaagagAGTGATCCTGAGTCACCTGTTGCTTTGAGTACCGAAGAGCCATCATTCTACCCCTGTACAAAGTGCAATGTGAATTTTAGGGAGAAAAAGCATCTCCACAGGCATATGATGTATCATTTAGATGGGAATAGTCACTTTCGCCACCTTAATGTCCCCAGGCCATATGCTTGTAGAGAATGTGGACGGACATTTCGAGATCGTAACTCACTGCTGAAACATATGATCATTCACCAAGAAAGACGGCAGAAGCTGATGGAAGAAATCCGTGAATTGAAAGAGCTCCAAGATGAAGGCAGAAGTGCTCGACTACAGTGCCCTCAGTGTGTGTTTGGTACCAATTGCCCTAAGACGTTTGTGCAACATGCTAAAACCCACGAGAAAGACAAACGGTACTACTGCTGTGAGGAGTGTAACTTCATGGCAGTGACAGAGAATGAGCTGGAATGCCATCGGGGTATTGCCCATGGAGCAGCAGTGAAATGTCCTGTTGTCACTTCAGAAGTAAcccagagaaaaacacaaaaaaagactTCAGTGAAAGACTCCATTGTAGGATCATCCAAAAAACCTGCTACATACCTTTGTAAGATGTGTCCCTTCACTACTTCAGCCAGAAGTATTCTGAAGAAGCATATGGAGTATTTGCATTCCTCGTCGTGTGTTGATTCCTTTGGTAATCCTCTTGGATTGGACAAAAGAAAAAGTGACAGCCTCGAGGAGTCTGTAGATGTCGATAGCACCAAGTCATTAGCTAAACAGCAGTCAAGTACATTTCCAAAGAACTCTGCTTTAAAACAGGATGCTAAACGAACACTTGGATCAAGCTCACAGTcaagtaatttttcaaaatttcataaGCGGCCACATAGAATACAAAAAGCCCGGAAAAGCATTGCCCAATCTGGTATAAatgcatgcagtcaaaacaaGTCTCCTCACAAGAATGTTATGGTTAAAAGCAGAACTGACCAAAAGCCAAAGTATTTCCATCAGGCCCCCAGAGAAAAGCCTACCGCCAAGGCCGACAGCAGTTATTTATATAGACACAAGTATGACAACTACCGGACGATCAGAAAATCAGGTGACTCATACCCACCTCCTTTCAAAAAAGAGGCTAATTCATTAAACTCTTTACATCTATTTTCATCAAATAATTctcataataattttatttcagaccCTCATAACCCAGACACCAAAAggccagaaaatgagaaagacCACAAGCGTGTAGCTGTAAAAAGAGTAGGTAAGGCTTCAAAGAAGGAAAGCTCTGGTGGAGAGGACTTGGATAGCTATCCTGACTTTCTGCATAAAATGACTGTAGTTGTTTTACAAAAGCTTCATTCTGATAAGAAAGATAGTTACGAAACAGAAGATGACAGTTCCTGGGATAATGTTGAGTTAGGTGATTACACTACACAGGCCATGGAAGAAGAAACCTACAGTGACCTTAGTCAAGAACATGTAAACATATTGCCTCTATTTAAAAGCAAGATGGAAGGCCAGGGGCCTGGAGACAGTGCTGCCCTGAGTTATGATCAGAATGATGGCTTCTACTTTGAATATTATGAAGACGGCGGCACTAACAGCTTTTTACAGGATATACATGATCCTCAGCATTTGGAAAACGCAGACACGCCTTTGTCAAAGCATAGTTCTGTTTTTCATTGGACTGATTTGTCTCTTGAGAAGAAGTCATGTCCTTATTGCCCAGCAACATTTGAAACAGGTGTTGGCCTGTCAAATCACGTCCGAGGACATCTTCACAGAGCAGGATTAAGCTATGAAGCCCGTCATGTTGTATCACCAGAACAAATAGCTACAAGTGACAAGATGCAGCATTTCAAAAGAACTGGCACAGGGACGCCTGTGAAACGTGTGAGAAAAG cTATAGAGAAGTCTGAAACTACTTCCGAACATACTTGTCAGCTCTGTGGTGGTTGGTTTGACACAAAGATTGGGTTATCAAATCATGTCAGAGGCCATCTGAAAAGACTTGGGAAAACTAAATGGGATGCTCACAAATCTCCAATCTGTGTTCTGAATGAGATGATGCAAAATGAAGAGAAGTATGAAAAGATCCTGAAGGCGCTCAACAGTCGCCGCATTATCCCCAGACCGTTTGTAGCTCAGAAACTCTCCTCAGGCGATGACTTCCTATCTCACAATGTCTTACCTCTTGATGAATACCACAATGGCCTAAAAACAGAGGCTCTCTCAGTGTCTGCATCAGAGGAAGAAGGGCTGAATTTCTTAAGTGAGTGTGACGAAACAAAGCCTGAACTGCCCAGTGGGAAAAAGAATCAATCTCTTACACTGATAGAACTTCTTAAAAGTAGAAGGCTAGGCGAAGAAAGGAATTGTGCTATTTCTCCTCACAAGATCCATAACCAGACAGCAAGAAAGAGATTTGTTCAGAAGTGCGTTCTTCCATTAAATGAAGACAGTCCGTTGATCTATCAGCCACAAAAAATGGACTTGACTATGCACTCAG GTATGCCTGTGAAGCTTACATGTGTGCATTGCAATACGACGTTTACAAGTGCTGTTAGCCTGTCCAACCACTTACGCGCTTGTGCACGAAGGAAGAGTGCTGGACTTTTGACTGGTACAG
- the Znf644 gene encoding zinc finger protein 644 isoform X4: MDDLKINTDVTGAKEELQDDNNFISEKDSGVHKPKDCQTSFQKNSSLTLSEELSEDQSEKTLSGGQSALCIPARTPMENYTLPTGAVVNGPVSRSSTKTSNMNEGSVSLTTGQPADQLTTESCTTLKAAADHQLSTPQKASQHQVLFLLSDVAHTKNKNPTHSIKKVPTSALVGCDVQNSVGSSMKSESTLLSQAEVGQGDDSAVVRDDCVSTIAVLSSGTDEFRSENDTNWDPQKEFIQFLMTNEETVGKPPAHSKVVGLEKKRKRKMDVSKITRYTEDCFSDSGRAPGKSKILQVDFLGQNEEIQAIDSENYTLSKVKPESADGHLESVDTFQHLVYNSDKCGEDNSPVHTRTLISNTLKKKCEESDPESPVALSTEEPSFYPCTKCNVNFREKKHLHRHMMYHLDGNSHFRHLNVPRPYACRECGRTFRDRNSLLKHMIIHQERRQKLMEEIRELKELQDEGRSARLQCPQCVFGTNCPKTFVQHAKTHEKDKRYYCCEECNFMAVTENELECHRGIAHGAAVKCPVVTSEVTQRKTQKKTSVKDSIVGSSKKPATYLCKMCPFTTSARSILKKHMEYLHSSSCVDSFGNPLGLDKRKSDSLEESVDVDSTKSLAKQQSSTFPKNSALKQDAKRTLGSSSQSSNFSKFHKRPHRIQKARKSIAQSGINACSQNKSPHKNVMVKSRTDQKPKYFHQAPREKPTAKADSSYLYRHKYDNYRTIRKSGDSYPPPFKKEANSLNSLHLFSSNNSHNNFISDPHNPDTKRPENEKDHKRVAVKRVGKASKKESSGGEDLDSYPDFLHKMTVVVLQKLHSDKKDSYETEDDSSWDNVELGDYTTQAMEEETYSDLSQEHVNILPLFKSKMEGQGPGDSAALSYDQNDGFYFEYYEDGGTNSFLQDIHDPQHLENADTPLSKHSSVFHWTDLSLEKKSCPYCPATFETGVGLSNHVRGHLHRAGLSYEARHVVSPEQIATSDKMQHFKRTGTGTPVKRVRKAIEKSETTSEHTCQLCGGWFDTKIGLSNHVRGHLKRLGKTKWDAHKSPICVLNEMMQNEEKYEKILKALNSRRIIPRPFVAQKLSSGDDFLSHNVLPLDEYHNGLKTEALSVSASEEEGLNFLSECDETKPELPSGKKNQSLTLIELLKSRRLGEERNCAISPHKIHNQTARKRFVQKCVLPLNEDSPLIYQPQKMDLTMHSGMPVKLTCVHCNTTFTSAVSLSNHLRACARRKSAGLLTGTAIDCKQKKSRSRSGSKKKMLTLPHGADEVYILRCRFCGLVFRGPLSVQEDWIKHLQRHIVNANLPRTGAGMVEVTSLLKKPASITETSFSLLMAEAAS, encoded by the exons ATGGATGATTTGAAGATAAACACCGATGTTACTGGTGCTAAAGAAGAACTCCAAGATGACAACAATTTTATCTCTGAAAAAGACAGTGGAGTTCATAAACCAAAAGATTGTCAGACATCATTTCAGAAAAACAGTTCATTGACTCTATCTGAAGAATTGTCAGAGGATCAATCAGAAAAAACCTTAAGTGGAGGCCAGTCTGCTTTGTGTATCCCTGCCCGCACTCCTATGGAAAACTATACCTTGCCTACAGGAGCTGTTGTTAATGGACCAGTCTCACGCTCCTCAACAAAGACTTCCAATATGAATGAAGGTAGTGTTTCATTAACCACTGGACAGCCTGCGGATCAGCTAACAACAGAATCTTGCACCACTTTGAAGGCAGCAGCTGATCATCAGCTGTCTACACCACAAAAAGCAAGTCAACACCAAGTTCTATTTTTGTTATCAGATGTAGCACATACTAAGAATAAGAATCCAACCCATTCCATTAAAAAAGTACCTACCTCTGCTTTAGTTGGTTGTGATGTTCAGAATTCAGTAGGGAGTAGCATGAAGTCAGAGAGCACTTTACTAAGTCAAGCAGAGGTGGGTCAGGGTGACGACAGCGCAGTGGTCAGAGACGACTGTGTCAGCACGATAGCCGTGCTTTCCTCAGGTACAGACGAATTTAGGTCAGAAAATGATACAAACTGGGATCCCCAAAAAGAGTTCATTCAGTTTCTTATGACTAATGAAGAGACAGTGGGTAAACCCCCAGCTCATTCTAAAGTAGTAGgtctagaaaaaaagagaaagagaaaaatggatgtGAGCAAGATCACTCGTTACACAGAGGACTGCTTCAGTGACTCGGGCCGTGCACCTGGGAAATCAAAAATTCTACAAGTTGATTTTCTAGGGCAAAATGAGGAGATCCAAGCAATAGACTCTGAGAACTACACATTATCAAAAGTTAAACCTGAGTCAGCTGACGGACACTTGGAGTCTGTGGACACCTTTCAGCATCTAGTTTATAACTCAGATAAATGTGGAGAAGATAATTCACCTGTTCATACTCGCACTTTAATTTCAAAtaccttaaaaaagaaatgtgaagagAGTGATCCTGAGTCACCTGTTGCTTTGAGTACCGAAGAGCCATCATTCTACCCCTGTACAAAGTGCAATGTGAATTTTAGGGAGAAAAAGCATCTCCACAGGCATATGATGTATCATTTAGATGGGAATAGTCACTTTCGCCACCTTAATGTCCCCAGGCCATATGCTTGTAGAGAATGTGGACGGACATTTCGAGATCGTAACTCACTGCTGAAACATATGATCATTCACCAAGAAAGACGGCAGAAGCTGATGGAAGAAATCCGTGAATTGAAAGAGCTCCAAGATGAAGGCAGAAGTGCTCGACTACAGTGCCCTCAGTGTGTGTTTGGTACCAATTGCCCTAAGACGTTTGTGCAACATGCTAAAACCCACGAGAAAGACAAACGGTACTACTGCTGTGAGGAGTGTAACTTCATGGCAGTGACAGAGAATGAGCTGGAATGCCATCGGGGTATTGCCCATGGAGCAGCAGTGAAATGTCCTGTTGTCACTTCAGAAGTAAcccagagaaaaacacaaaaaaagactTCAGTGAAAGACTCCATTGTAGGATCATCCAAAAAACCTGCTACATACCTTTGTAAGATGTGTCCCTTCACTACTTCAGCCAGAAGTATTCTGAAGAAGCATATGGAGTATTTGCATTCCTCGTCGTGTGTTGATTCCTTTGGTAATCCTCTTGGATTGGACAAAAGAAAAAGTGACAGCCTCGAGGAGTCTGTAGATGTCGATAGCACCAAGTCATTAGCTAAACAGCAGTCAAGTACATTTCCAAAGAACTCTGCTTTAAAACAGGATGCTAAACGAACACTTGGATCAAGCTCACAGTcaagtaatttttcaaaatttcataaGCGGCCACATAGAATACAAAAAGCCCGGAAAAGCATTGCCCAATCTGGTATAAatgcatgcagtcaaaacaaGTCTCCTCACAAGAATGTTATGGTTAAAAGCAGAACTGACCAAAAGCCAAAGTATTTCCATCAGGCCCCCAGAGAAAAGCCTACCGCCAAGGCCGACAGCAGTTATTTATATAGACACAAGTATGACAACTACCGGACGATCAGAAAATCAGGTGACTCATACCCACCTCCTTTCAAAAAAGAGGCTAATTCATTAAACTCTTTACATCTATTTTCATCAAATAATTctcataataattttatttcagaccCTCATAACCCAGACACCAAAAggccagaaaatgagaaagacCACAAGCGTGTAGCTGTAAAAAGAGTAGGTAAGGCTTCAAAGAAGGAAAGCTCTGGTGGAGAGGACTTGGATAGCTATCCTGACTTTCTGCATAAAATGACTGTAGTTGTTTTACAAAAGCTTCATTCTGATAAGAAAGATAGTTACGAAACAGAAGATGACAGTTCCTGGGATAATGTTGAGTTAGGTGATTACACTACACAGGCCATGGAAGAAGAAACCTACAGTGACCTTAGTCAAGAACATGTAAACATATTGCCTCTATTTAAAAGCAAGATGGAAGGCCAGGGGCCTGGAGACAGTGCTGCCCTGAGTTATGATCAGAATGATGGCTTCTACTTTGAATATTATGAAGACGGCGGCACTAACAGCTTTTTACAGGATATACATGATCCTCAGCATTTGGAAAACGCAGACACGCCTTTGTCAAAGCATAGTTCTGTTTTTCATTGGACTGATTTGTCTCTTGAGAAGAAGTCATGTCCTTATTGCCCAGCAACATTTGAAACAGGTGTTGGCCTGTCAAATCACGTCCGAGGACATCTTCACAGAGCAGGATTAAGCTATGAAGCCCGTCATGTTGTATCACCAGAACAAATAGCTACAAGTGACAAGATGCAGCATTTCAAAAGAACTGGCACAGGGACGCCTGTGAAACGTGTGAGAAAAG cTATAGAGAAGTCTGAAACTACTTCCGAACATACTTGTCAGCTCTGTGGTGGTTGGTTTGACACAAAGATTGGGTTATCAAATCATGTCAGAGGCCATCTGAAAAGACTTGGGAAAACTAAATGGGATGCTCACAAATCTCCAATCTGTGTTCTGAATGAGATGATGCAAAATGAAGAGAAGTATGAAAAGATCCTGAAGGCGCTCAACAGTCGCCGCATTATCCCCAGACCGTTTGTAGCTCAGAAACTCTCCTCAGGCGATGACTTCCTATCTCACAATGTCTTACCTCTTGATGAATACCACAATGGCCTAAAAACAGAGGCTCTCTCAGTGTCTGCATCAGAGGAAGAAGGGCTGAATTTCTTAAGTGAGTGTGACGAAACAAAGCCTGAACTGCCCAGTGGGAAAAAGAATCAATCTCTTACACTGATAGAACTTCTTAAAAGTAGAAGGCTAGGCGAAGAAAGGAATTGTGCTATTTCTCCTCACAAGATCCATAACCAGACAGCAAGAAAGAGATTTGTTCAGAAGTGCGTTCTTCCATTAAATGAAGACAGTCCGTTGATCTATCAGCCACAAAAAATGGACTTGACTATGCACTCAG GTATGCCTGTGAAGCTTACATGTGTGCATTGCAATACGACGTTTACAAGTGCTGTTAGCCTGTCCAACCACTTACGCGCTTGTGCACGAAGGAAGAGTGCTGGACTTTTGACTGGTACAG